The genomic DNA tggggtcatgttcggccctccttttcctgcagtccacgatcatctcttttgtcttgctcttttgccacactgccaggtctttgacctcctccctataggctgtctcatcgttgtcggtgatcaggccttccaccgttgtgtcgtcagcaaacttaatgatggtgttggagttgtgcatggccacgcagtcgtgggtgaacagggagtacaagaggggactaagcatgcacccctgaggggcccccgtgttgaggatcagcatggcagatgtgttgttgcctacccttaccacctgggggtggcccatcaggaagtccagtatccagttgcagagggaggtgtttagtcccagggtccttagcttagtgatgaccttAGTGGGCactttggtgttgaacgctgagctgtagtcaatgaatagcattctcacataggtgttaattTTGtcgaggtgggaaagggcagtgtggaatgcgatTGAGGTTGTGTCATGTGTGGGGTGGTATGGGAATTggattgggtctagggtttccgggatgatggtgttgatgtgagccataaccagcctttcaaagcacttcatggctctccatttaggcaggttaccttcactttcttgggcacagggactatggttctctgcttgaaacatgtaggtattacagactcggtcagggagaggttgaaaatatcagtgaagacacttgctagttggtccgcgtatgctctgagtacacgtcctggtaatccgcctggccctgcggccttgtgaatgttgacctgttaaaaggtcttgctcacatcggctacggagagcgtgatcacacagtcgtccggaacagctggtgctctcatgcatgtttcagtgtcgCTTGCCTCGTAGTGAGCATTAAAGGCATTTAGCccttctggtaggctcgcgtcactgggcagctcaaggcttggttttcctttgtagatgaaggggaggagacaggttaaagaaagatttttaagccttgagacaattgagacatggattgtgtatatgtgccattcaaagggtgaatgggcaaaacaaaatattcaagtgcttttgaatggggtatggtagtaggtgccaggcgcaccggtttgagtgtatcAAGATATGTaatactgctgggtttttcacactcaacagttccccttgtatcaagaatggtccaccacctaaaggacatccagccaacttgacacaactgtgggcaGCTTTGGAGCCAACATAGGCTAGcatttcaacaccttgtagtccatacCCGGACGAATTGAGTCTGtactgagggcaaaagagggtacaactcaatattaggaaggtgctgcaacgctttcaacaccttgtagtccatacCCGGACGAATTGAGTCTGtactgagggcaaaagagggtacaactcaatattaggaaggtgctgcaatgtgttgtacactcagtgtattgcaCCTGCCAGAAAGTGCACTTTATAGCTTAattaaatgtgtgttttttgaaTGGAGAAAATGTCTATATTGCATGTAATTTCCCGCTTATATGTTGTCCAAGTCTGAACAGTCAGTGATGTACATGAGCAGGATGATTTAGCTGACACATCATGTGACTACTCATTTGCAGAAGTAGCTTCAGGCAGCACACCAGGGCTACAACGAGCTGGGTTACAgtatgtgctgctgctgctacggcTGCTTACTGCTGCCAGGCAATCTACAAATGTACCCTTCTGCTTTAGCTAGCAGTCTCACACATGGTGGTTATTCAAAACACCCAGtaagacatacagtatgtctgtctgtgtgtggggggggtgaaaaaaatacatatatttgtaATGAGCTCTATGTTCCCCTTTGTCATGTGTATGCAACAAGGCCATGcccactatcactaccactaccaatcatcttggacctcaggaagagtagctgctgcgttGGCAGCAGCTAtcgggatccctaataaatacaaaatacaaagcCCCGTAAAATGCAGACAGATATACTCCACTTGGCTGGATGCACACACTAATGATTAGTCATGAATGGAaggagggaaacacacacacacaaactctttcTCTGGCTCTGCCCTGCCTGTGCTGCTCCCCTGCCGTCATAGTGATgtgagagcaggagagggaggggaaaaaagagagagcaggagaaggAGGTAGGGAGGGGCCTGTGCGtcagagaaggaaggggagggtgcatagagggagagccagagagagaaacagcagtgcTGCATCGGTGGAacaaggaagggagggagggagggaggtggaagagggagagagcagcgagagagagagagagagaaagcgagagatccagaggaagagaggggggctTCCAGACTGGATGGGCCCAACAGTGCCTTGATGGAGCATGGGCCAGGTTCTAGGATTCTCCCACTGCAGTGAGTGTGTcggcttctgtctgtctgtctgtctgtctgtctgtctgtctgtctgtctgtctgtctttcgcATCCCTATATATCTGTACAGCATCTGTAATAGCCATATGCGTGGCCATCgatctcccctctctttctctcgctccctcccttgATAAACACATGGTTGAACGGATGGATTGATGCAGTGCTGTAGCAGACGCACCTTTTTCTTTTCCTTTGTAGAGACCTATtgcagatgtgtgtgtttgtgtgtttgtgtgtgtgtgtgtgtgtgtgtgtttgtgtgtgtgtgtgtgtgtgcaggtgttttCATTTTAGCCAGGGCTTCTTTCACAGTTACCAGCTGCTTGATTTATTGGATGATCTGAGGCGGCAGGCTAGCTAATGTAGTTAAGGCCTCCCCGCTGCCTGCTCTGCCAGAGCTGATCTGTACTGTAGGAGAGGAAACATAGTTAGCTGTTAGCATAGCGTATACAAACACCAATGAAATTGCTTTTAAAGACTGGGTAATGGCTTAAAAAAAGGCTACTCAAATACCTGGATTCGAGCCATGGATTCTCCTAAAAAATACAAATGCAACCGTTTTATTTCTTCTCTCAATCTCATCTCAATGTATTGAGACACTATAGAAACGCATTTACATGATTGGAAGCACGTAATCTATCTGAGAATAGGCTATGTGTGGTAATGCTTTTGTGCACAATGTAATGCTTTTGAATGGGATACAATGCTTTATATTGAGAGGAAAACGTATCTCGATAGTGTCTGCTCTCTAGCCTTACATGCAAATAGGCCTTGATTAAAAGTtgcacacatagaaatagaaggaaGACAGGAGTTGTAGACATAGACGGTATAGAAGTGTCTCCAGTTTCACATAGAATGGCCAAATGGCAGTCCTTAATCAGTTGTTTTTTTGAGATACAAATTGTCTGTTTTGTAATGTACATTTCACAACTGTGGTTATGATAGTTCCCTAGCCAATGGTGATAGACATGTCTCTGATTAATCTTGTTCTTTTTCTTCCAGAGGAATATGGTTCTGTCTCCTCCACACCTGATTCAACACCTCCCTGCACTGAAGGTAACATCACACAATGCATACATACGGTACAGGTTTAGAAATGGACTACGTGAATGATTGGACTTTGTATGTGAGaatcaaaataggaaaaaaatTATATTATGACATGTCTACAAAGTCTCCAGGTGTAACCTGAAGTTGATTGTGCCCATTTGTTTGCTTGAATGCTTTTGTAGCCTTTCGGAATAATGAGATCTGGAAAGTTTACTCCCATCAAAAGTGTTTTGCACCTTTTGGATGTTGCCCTTTCATTCAGACAAAGCATGTTGTGCTTTATTGGGCGTTCAACTCAGCGCTCAAAAACATCAGAGGATATGTAGATGAGAGAGCAACGTCAAACGGCTCCTCCGTAGACATTAACGTCACAGAACATGTGATATGTTTATGGAATAATATTGTGTACTTCTATAGCTTTCTCCTTGGATGAAAGTTTTCACTGTAGTTTATAGCTAACTCTATAGCTTTTCTGTAATGAAAGCCTACACAATTTTCAACATATAACATTGACACAGGACAGAATAACaaatataaaaatacaaaaattcttAAATCAATATAGGTTTTACTTTAAGACTTTTCCTGTGCCTGTTCTCTCCAGGTGGGAATGAGGAGTCTGAGCTGTACGACCTGCAGACGGCCAGGGAGTGGTCTGACGAAGAAGACGGGGGTCCAGAGGATGATGACGGTGGAGCTTCATCCCCCTCCATTTGGGGGACCCCGAGACAGAACTCCTTCGAGCCCACCTTCTCCTACATCGCCATAGCCGAGGCAGAGGCAGGCGGAGCCTCACGACATCATCGTGACTCATCATCAGGGAGCCGGCGGAGGGGCGGGGCCAGGGGAGGCCGCACCTCCCTGATCCGCACAGACACCGTGGAATCGCTCCTCCCCCTGGACTCCCCCGACGTGGAGTGGGACCCCCACACCTTCCTCACCCtagaggatgaggatgaggaggagagggaggaaagggagagggacgTCCACAGACAGACTGTGACAGTCCAGGCCTCTCTCCTAGATACTGAGATTGATCCTcaagagagggacacagagacccagagagaggagacggagcCCCTGGAGCACCAGCACTACAGTCCCTCTGACAGCCACCAGGGTGAGCCCACTATGGGGCAGTGGGGATGGGGTGGGGCTATCTAGATGAGTGGGTAGATGGGATCAGGGTAGATATACCTGCATGGAGCTACATTTACAAAAGCAGGAGATACTGCATCTTTTCATGCTTTCTAGACCCTGAAATCACACTGTGGGCGAGCATATTGCTCCAGGGTAAATGGGTGTAACCTCCATGTTTTAAAATGGGAAGTGTGTCCCATTTGATAGTACATAACTGTGACAGGCTTACTCACAACACAACTGAGTTGAGCTAAtaatgcatgcgtgcgtgcgtgtgtgtgtgtgaccacagaTGAAGTCAGGTAAATAATGATGTCATCAGATGAATTACATTTCCAGTTGATCTAATGCGACCTGCCTGTAGACTAACTTGATGCAGGGCGATGACATCGTCACAATTACCTCGTGTCCCGTTTCTCAGCAGCGTCACCGCCCCCTGAGGCGGAGTCCCTCGTACCCACGGAAACCACCGTCCCACTGCTCACGGCTGTGCGACCAAGAGGCGGCCTCACCGATGACGTGTCATCCACTTCCTCCACCTCCATTGGTCGAAACACTCAGGAAGAGCTGGTTAGCGAACAGTGGTTTTCAGCGCTCAACCTATCAGGCCCTACGATATGCACCCACATAGCAGGTAACGTTTGTAGCACATCTTGTCTATGTTTACGTGACTTTCCTATCTTGGATCTACCTTTGCATCTACCATCCCCTTGCCCGACTCATTCTATTTGACTTCTACTACATTATCTCACGTCCGATAGCGCGTCTGTACTGATAGTTCATGGCAACGCGGTCGTGTTAGAATGACGCCATCTGTCGGAAGACAATTACCCCTACCCTGTTACCTCCCTCTCatttctgtccttgatatgttgCTGAGAGCACAAAGCCTTCCTCAATCAATCCTTTTCAAACGATAATGAAAATAAAGTAGATACACATTTCCCTCTCAGTGCCTGAGTAACATAGACCCTGGAATATATTTTGCTGTGAGCCCTGTGTGTCCCATTGTGTCTCCATGGCAAAATTCCCTCTGGATTCCAAGGGGTAATGGGCTAATTCCACCAAAAATCATTCctgctctgtctgtatgtgtctgctcGGACCTACACGCTGACACCCTAATCTTTCCGTATCCCTTGGATCACTGTACACATGATAAAGAGAATGTGAGACAGGGCAGTgaaggaaaggggggggggaccaaGTGTGAGACATTAAATCTATCTTCTCTGGCCTCCATGGTCGATATGGATGACTCTTCAAGGGGGATGCCATTCAATATGGACCTCCGCCATATCCTCCAATCTTATTATAGTGGGTGGACTGGGGGGTGGCTGGCCCGGCGTCTGGTTGGACTGGGGGCtgggtgtactgtactgtccaccCCCCTCACACTGACCCTGGGTGATTAATGGCTGGTCAAGCTGTTGACAGGCTTTAAGGGTTTCTAGATATCATGTAAAGCGAACCATCTGGTTTCTGTATCAGAATGGGGCTGAATATGTCAGAACACATTTGACTCCCCATGTTTATTGTGAGGTTAGACTAGCTGGTTACAGGTTAGACTACCGCTATGCATATCTGAATATATATATGAGGTTATTTGAGCAAACAtgccatctagaacctaaaagggttatttggctgtcatAATAGGAGTTCCCTTTGAAGaggcctttttggttccatgtagaacccgtttgggttccacgtagaaccatttccacagagggttctacgtggaaccaaaaagggttctacctgaaaccaaaaagggttctcatatggggacagctgaagaactcttttggaaaccttttttctaagagtttgTACCTACTGGTAGGACGGTACTGTCTTTATCTCACAATAATGTGTTTTTACTTCTATACCTGCTCCTTTGTTGGCTGTTGTTGGTTCTGTCTCTGCTTACATAAGTGTGTTATGTAATTCTCTGTCTGTGTCCATGTCCGTttccgtgtctgtgtgtgttgtttctctGAATGGGTTTGTGTGTCATCGTTGTCTGTGGTTGTCTCTTTGCGTCTATGTTATCCACTATGGCTatctacagtatctcacaaaagtgagtacacccctcacatttttgtaaatatttgagtatatcttttcatgtgacaacactgaagaaataacactttgctacaatgtaaagtagtgagtgtacagcttgtttaacagtgtaaatttgctgtcccctcaaaataacttgacacacagccattaatgtctaaaccgctggcaacaaaagtgagtacacccctaagtgaaaatatccaaattgggcccaaagtgtcaatattttgtgtggccaccatcattttccagcactgccttaaccctcttgggcatggagttcaccagagcttcacaggttgccactggagccttcttccactcctccatgacgacatcacggagctggtggatgttagagaccttgcactcctccaccttccgtttgaggatgccccacagatgctcaatagggtttaggtctggagacatgcttggccagtccgtcacctttaccctcagcttctttagcaaggcagtggtcgtcttggaggtgtgtttggggtcgttatcatgttggaatactgccctacggcccagtctccgaagggaggggatcatgctctgcttcagtatgtcacagtacatgttggcattcatggttccctcaatgaactgtagctccccagtgccggcagcactcatgcagccccagaccatgacactcccaccaccatgcttgactgtaggcaagacacacttgtctttgtactcctcacctggttgccgccacgcttgacaccatctgaaccaaataagtttatcttggtctcatcagaccacaggacatggttccagtaatccaaaaatgtgaggggtgtactcacttttgtgagatactgtatgggTATACTAACGCGTGTGTCTCAAGGTTTGTCTCTGTCTCGGGTCAATATGCAGTATATGCATGTACTACATGTGTGAATAAGTGAATATATTTGGCATCTATCTTATCTCtgtatctatctgtctatctacaTTGTAGTCTACATGAGTCTTGAAAGGGGCGGGCCCTATTGGGCTGATTATTTTGGACTGAAAAGTCTCTGTACTGCTGACGGGGCAGGGGAGGCCAAAAACAGCTCAGTGTGgcagggagagagcagggggactgagagagagacaaacagagagaaggggggatcGCCTGAGCAGCAACCAAAATGGCCAACGTTAACGGTAAGATCCTGGGCTCAGAGAGACAAGATGGAGATATTATGAGACGGTGTCAGTCGGCACACTGAGATCTATCAGTGAATTGACTAATTGGGGAGGCAGGTGACCTATTCAATGGGCAAAGCGGTGTCTCGTTTCAGACATCGGCAAGATCAGGGCACAGTTAGAGTTACAGTACCTGTCGTCCTCAGTCGTCGGGGCGTTTCCACATGTAGGGACTGACCCCGTCTATCCAGTGTAGAGCTGTGCATTTAGTGACCGTGGCTTTGGAGAGGAGTCTGAACGTCAGGAGACCAGCTACAGCCGGGGGTCTTTGGGGAGATTTTGACCACTCACCGACCAGGAGTGTTTGAGACCGTTCCAACtttgcagaggtgtgtgtgtctgcctgcttATTGATGGGATTGTTTCAGGCGGGTTAAGAGTGTCCTAAGGAGTGTTTTTAGATGGTGGCGACTAGGGTtttgacgataccagtatcgcacaTTTTTTTTCCATGGCAGCAAAATTCAACTATTTgctcctttaaaaacctgctcaTCCTGGCCTTAGTGGTGACCATCCAGAGTTGTGTTATAGCTTGTTACAGCATGTTGGGACCATAtatgtgattatttgtgtgtatgtAAGAGGCTAGTAGTGTGATGAGCTGGTCTGTGCCCCATCTGACAGGGTTACCTCTTTGGGCAGCAGGGTTGGCAGCAGGGTTGGCAGAGCCAAGGTGTTTCACAGGGCTACTCTGGGACTTCCTGCCTGCCCCGTCGTGTTAAAATGGCTGGGTGGTGGTTTTggttgtggtggtaaataggTCAGGCTGTGAATTGGTTGACTGGTGATTTTATTATGTTGTAGTAACGATTGAGTcattcattcagtcagtcagttagttcaGTCTGAGGAGTGCTGCATTGTATTTCCTCATGGTGTAAGTGTATGCTGAACTTGGCATAGATAGAGAGGTTTCTCTAAGATTATGGCAAAtacagctttgtgtgtgtgtgtgtgtgtgtgtgtgtgtgtgtgtgtgtgtgtgtgtgtgtgtgactccccACTTCATATTGTCTGTACTATTCTCAGAGAGTTCATTATATCACTATATTAACATTAACCAATATAGTCGTGGCTTAGTATAGAGTCAATCTATTGGACTGTCACATGAGGGATTTGTTTTGCCCCGGCGTTAGTGTAACTTGCTGTGGTATGTCTTCCATTTCTTAGTGAACTTAGTCTGTGCATTTTACAGTGTTACCGTGTGCTGGTCAATGTTGCAAAGTGCCAACACATCAGAGAGCTGTatgctactgtactgtagttcaaCCTGTTGGGACAAtgggcagatgtgtgtgtgtgtgtgtgtgtgtgtgtgtgtgtgtgtgtgtgtgtgtgtgtaccggagGCTTTGAGGGTATTAATAGTGTGTGGTAATGTTTATAAATAGTCCTCCTGCTGGTCAGGTATATCAGTGCACTCTATTTGAATTCCCAGGCCCAGGCTCACTCATATACTGATAGCCATGGAGTAAGGACCACATGTCTTTGTCACTACAGTTTACCACCTCCGAGTTTAGCTTCATTACACCGTGCTATCAGTGTGTTGGCTGTAATTACTCTGCCGCTACTGCTACTTATTCCATGGAGGGATCAGGCCAGGGGAGCCTCCATTTTGGCTCTGAGAGGGCCCAGTCGCAGTGGCACCAGTTGCTGGGTGACTGATCGAGGGAGACGGACAGGGTGCAGAAAGGGGGTGGAAGCGGGCTTGAAGATTGTCAGCAGGTGCTCTCCGAGGCAACATTTAAATTCAGGGTTcctgctccctcctctcctcttttctttcctcttctctctcctttcatctATAGAGTGCGCAGGCTATATTAAGCCCAGGCTAGGCTTGACATCTCCCCCTgctctgtgttttctctctgcctgGTGATCACTGTCCCTCTGCTCTGCCTCCGCACAGCTGAAAGGCCTTCTGGCCCACTGAGCACTGAAGAGTCAAAGACAAACagggactgactggctggtgatgctgtgggGGTTTTGTAAAAGGCACATAGGCAGGaacagtgaggaggagagactCTTGCAGCTCTGACTGTCCCTGCTGCCGTTAGCAACCAACTAAAAAAATCTGAGGAAGTGTCAGATGCATGGGCTTGTCCCCTCCCCCTTCCTGCTTCAATGAAGACCATGTTGGCTTCCACTCTGTTTCTCATTGGTTTATACTTGAAGTGAACATGTAGACAATGCATCTAACTTTCTTATTTTCCCACCTTTTCTCCCTCTTGTCAattcccctctgctctctcctcctcctctctcctcctcctctcctcagtgatGGACCTGATCTACTGGAAGGACACAGAGCGTACAGGCATGGTATTCACAGGGCTGGTGGTGGGTTTGCTGTCCTTGTTCCAGCTCAGCATCATCACAGTCATCTCCACCATCTCCCTGGGCGCCCTGTGCTTCACCGTCTCAGTCAGCCTCTACTATAAAATCCTGCACGTGCTCAACATGGGAGACGGAGTGCCCCCCTTCAAGTGAGTGGCTGGCCACCTGGCATGAGATGGGATAGAATGGGGATGGGGAAGTGTTCCTATTACACCTGGAG from Salmo trutta chromosome 26, fSalTru1.1, whole genome shotgun sequence includes the following:
- the rtn2a gene encoding reticulon-2a isoform X1 yields the protein MGQVLGFSHCKEYGSVSSTPDSTPPCTEGGNEESELYDLQTAREWSDEEDGGPEDDDGGASSPSIWGTPRQNSFEPTFSYIAIAEAEAGGASRHHRDSSSGSRRRGGARGGRTSLIRTDTVESLLPLDSPDVEWDPHTFLTLEDEDEEEREERERDVHRQTVTVQASLLDTEIDPQERDTETQREETEPLEHQHYSPSDSHQAASPPPEAESLVPTETTVPLLTAVRPRGGLTDDVSSTSSTSIGRNTQEELVSEQWFSALNLSGPTICTHIAVMDLIYWKDTERTGMVFTGLVVGLLSLFQLSIITVISTISLGALCFTVSVSLYYKILHVLNMGDGVPPFKAYLDLDISFSGELADQYMQKAIVAVVSAANSLKNLFLVGSLFDSLKLLALIYLLTFLGDLCNGLTVLIMGVIALFSLPLFYRQHQAKVDGFFAGIQANVDNVKDILHRIAQGGGPTPDTTPGGAKPKTQ
- the rtn2a gene encoding reticulon-2a isoform X2 produces the protein MGQVLGFSHCKEYGSVSSTPDSTPPCTEGGNEESELYDLQTAREWSDEEDGGPEDDDGGASSPSIWGTPRQNSFEPTFSYIAIAEAEAGGASRHHRDSSSGSRRRGGARGGRTSLIRTDTVESLLPLDSPDVEWDPHTFLTLEDEDEEEREERERDVHRQTVTVQASLLDTEIDPQERDTETQREETEPLEHQHYSPSDSHQASPPPEAESLVPTETTVPLLTAVRPRGGLTDDVSSTSSTSIGRNTQEELVSEQWFSALNLSGPTICTHIAVMDLIYWKDTERTGMVFTGLVVGLLSLFQLSIITVISTISLGALCFTVSVSLYYKILHVLNMGDGVPPFKAYLDLDISFSGELADQYMQKAIVAVVSAANSLKNLFLVGSLFDSLKLLALIYLLTFLGDLCNGLTVLIMGVIALFSLPLFYRQHQAKVDGFFAGIQANVDNVKDILHRIAQGGGPTPDTTPGGAKPKTQ